The Primulina eburnea isolate SZY01 chromosome 8, ASM2296580v1, whole genome shotgun sequence genome contains a region encoding:
- the LOC140838341 gene encoding uncharacterized protein — MVRIMERQSSIETEPRTLNVHQFEFAKEAARYVVNTKTLEEALRIFTQGLEPVVRCEEGGELVKEEDQWCGINEKFGDREIVTAPF, encoded by the exons ATGGTTAGAATAATGGAGAGGCAATCGTCTATTGAGACCGAACCTCGCACGCTTAATGTTCACCAATTCGAATTCGCAAAG GAAGCTGCGCGTTACGTGGTGAACACAAAAACACTGGAAGAGGCTCTCAGAATATTCACccag GGTTTGGAACCTGTAGTGAGATGTGAGGAAGGTGGTGAATTGGTAAAGGAAGAAGATCAGTGGTGCGGCATTAATGAAAAATTTGGAGACAGAGAGATTGTTACTGCACCTTTCTGA
- the LOC140837939 gene encoding uncharacterized protein — protein sequence MAPTRRANQDASRAPKENNTRLSGAGGPPPNDPQPTIHLTPEELKKIITDAVNMANAKKAASHQASQHEQQRKQAQEEERREEERESAGSKSPTIAGELEELRKKVKALEGQAVSKGGIFVIKGCPFSDIIIREPLPGHFKSAKIKDYDGSSDPEEHLARFENMAMLHCYEDPIKCKVFLTTLVDSAQRWFEGLAPQSICCFEDFQKVFLHQFSSSKKYKKTAFSLFEVSKQRQDETLRAYLKRFNRVALDVPTCAPETKTTAFMQGLWEGDFFRSLTKKLPENFEDLLSRAEKYINMEEAQNQKREALKRARGDRTYKTEERAPKKSGGGHFPHVPLKMARDREIQECRSNEVLPPRSEVRISKPEQKRYCTLHKNCAHDTNQCRVLGRNANRRPVSAPHPPRERSQQPPWLSRRSSLNIPQRTMSTSSGRRGGKTSTREERIKPAGGEDPSPSRGVIKMISGGATDGDSNRARKARGRRECLEVDNKRRDEPIISFGPEDLQGVSLPHNDALVIQARIANYDVLRIFVDNGSSVNVIFKDALIQMDLHEYQLETVETALFGFAGHAVYPEGEIALPLTLGTGDLRKTVITTFTVVDAPSSYNVIIGRPAMNEMRAVASTYHQKIKFPVKGQVGEVKGDQPSSRRCYGETVRIDQKKARREGKGKEHQEEAREGEVHFVTEEEQESVEIESGKTIRIARDICATTRVKLLQCLKTNADIFAWSQQELSGISPQVAEHRLNILLGSRPIKQKKRHFGPEKDKIIEKQVEELLRAGQIREVHFPSWLSNVVLVPKSTGKWRMCVDFRDLNKACPKDCYPLPRIDQLVDSTSGCEILSFLDAYQGYHQIPLATEDQDKASFVTSGGTFCYVVMHFGLKNAGATYQRLMNLVFQKQIGRNIEVYVDDILIKTREVAHFIDDLIETFATLKQYRIKLNPAKCVFGVKSGKFLGFMVTDRGIEVNPEKIRAIMDMPSPQSVRDVQKLTGKIAALSLFISRSAHRSYPFFQVLRKAQKFGWDDNCEQAFQNLKKHLAELSVLAKPEPGEKLWVYLSATEVAVSSVLVKEEGTDQKPVYYVSHALRGAEMRYSELEKIALALVMTARKLRPYFLSHPIVVLTNSPLGRIMTHTEVSGRMIKWTVELGEYDIEYKPRAAIKAQALSDFLTEMIQPEEEKVWRVFVDGASNIAGCGVGVVLISPLEERVKLALRIDFRVTNNEAEYEAVLAGLRAAREIGASRIIIYSDSQLVTQQIKGAYEVKNEKMLKYLNLITSQASSFTDWSIEQIPREENTEADTLAKLAASLTEVSTREILYCSKLVSSLEEETPPLRKDSWMTPLIEYIKEGKLPEDRTQAVKIRKQVPRFALLNDVLYRRSFQGPLLKCLSGEETEYVLREVHEGCCGEHLGGTALSRKVILAGFWWPQVNQDATRLVQKCQGCQHHSNFHHRPSANMQPISASCPFDQWGLDIVGPFPSVRAQKKFLLVAVDYFSKWVEAEPLARITEDEIMKFLWRNIVCRYGIPRKLISDNGRQFQGKKITSWCQEMKIMQSFTSVAYPQANGQTEVTNRIIVQALKARLQGKGKDWVEELPSVLWAYRTTPRTSTRETPYGLVYGSEAVLPVEIGQSSTRVESYSSNNDLSRALELDLVEEKRDRAVIRMEAYRSRIIKSYNKHVRRRDFHVGDLVMKKVKPVGDVGKLEAKWEGPFKVIRKVSSGTAYYLEDPQGRVLKRPWNAFHLKKYYA from the coding sequence ATGGCTCCTACTAGGAGAGCAAACCAAGACGCCTCTCGAGCCCCAAAGGAAAACAATACACGTCTCTCTGGCGCAGGTGGTCCCCCCCCTAATGATCCTCAACCCACCATTCATTTGACTCCCGAAGAATTGAAGAAAATCATAACCGATGCTGTCAACATGGCTAACGCCAAAAAGGCTGCTTCTCACCAGGCCAGTCAGCATGAACAGCAGCGTAAGCAAGCACAAGAGGAAGAGAGAAGGGAAGAAGAAAGGGAAAGCGCAGGTTCTAAATCCCCCACTATCGCTGGAGAATTGGAAGAATTAAGAAAAAAAGTGAAAGCATTGGAAGGGCAGGCTGTCTCCAAGGGCGGTATTTTTGTAATCAAAGGCTGCCCATTCTCTGACATCATCATCCGGGAACCACTTCCCGGGCATTTCAAGTCGGCAAaaatcaaagattatgatggaaGCTCTGACCCTGAGGAACACCTCGCGCGTTTCGAAAATATGGCCATGTTGCACTGCTATGAAGACCCAATCAAATGTAAAGTATTTCTTACCACTCTGGTCGATTCCGCACAGAGATGGTTTGAAGGGTTGGCACCACAAAGCATCtgttgctttgaagattttcaaaaagtGTTCTTGCATCAATTTAGCAGCAGTAAAAAGTACAAAAAGACCGCCTTCAGTTTATTCGAAGTAAGTAAGCAAAGGCAAGATGAAACCCTGAGGGCTTATCTCAAAAGATTCAATCGGGTGGCCCTTGATGTGCCGACCTGTGCACCTGAGACAAAAACCACCGCATTTATGCAAGGGTTATGGGAAGGGGATTTCTTCCGATCCTTAACCAAAAAACTGCCTGAAAATTTTGAGGATCTCCTGTCACGAGCGGAGAAATATATCAATATGGAAGAAGCGCAAAACCAGAAAAGAGAGGCCTTGAAAAGAGCAAGAGGAGATCGGACTTACAAAACTGAAGAAAGAGCTCCTAAGAAAAGTGGTGGGGGTCATTTTCCCCATGTGCCTTTAAAGATGGCTCGGGACAGAGAGATTCAAGAGTGCAGGTCAAATGAAGTCCTTCCTCCCCGTTCAGAGGTCAGAATCTCCAAGCCAGAACAAAAAAGGTACTGTACCCTTCATAAAAATTGTGCTCACGATACTAATCAGTGCCGAGTCCTAGGAAGAAATGCTAATAGACGTCCCGTGTCCGCGCCTCACCCGCCACGAGAACGATCTCAACAACCACCCTGGTTGTCCAGACGTTCATCGCTGAATATTCCCCAAAGAACGATGAGCACTTCAAGTGGAAGACGAGGAGGAAAAACGAGTACCCGGGAAGAGAGAATCAAGCCAGCGGGAGGAGAGGATCCTTCTCCGAGTCGAGGAGTAATCAAAATGATTTCGGGGGGAGCTACTGATGGCGACTCTAATCGGGCAAGGAAGGCAAGGGGTAGGAGGGAGTGTCTAGAAGTTGATAATAAAAGAAGAGACGAGCCGATTATAAGCTTTGGACCAGAAGATCTCCAAGGAGTGAGTTTACCTCACAATGATGCGCTGGTCATTCAGGCCCGCATCGCCAACTATGACGTGTTAAGAATTTTCGTGGATAATGGGAGCTCTGTCAATGTTATTTTCAAAGATGCCCTCATCCAAATGGATCTGCATGAATACCAGCTGGAAACTGTGGAAACCGCCCTGTTCGGGTTTGCTGGTCACGCCGTGTATCCAGAGGGGGAAATTGCTCTACCCCTGACTCTGGGCACTGGAGACTTGAGAAAAACTGTAATAACCACTTTCACAGTAGTGGACGCCCCATCTTCATATAATGTCATCATAGGGAGACCAGCCATGAATGAAATGAGAGCAGTGGCCTCGACGTACCACCAAAAGATCAAATTCCCAGTGAAAGGACAGGTCGGAGAAGTTAAGGGCGACCAGCCCTCTTCTCGAAGATGTTATGGAGAAACAGTCCGAATTGATCAGAAGAAGGCAAGAAGGGAAGGGAAGGGGAAAGAACACCAGGAAGAAGCCCGGGAAGGGGAAGTACACTTTGTGACGGAAGAAGAGCAAGAATCGGTGGAGATCGAGTCGGGAAAGACTATCCGGATAGCTCGGGACATCTGCGCCACCACCCGGGTAAAACTCTTGCAATGTTTAAAAACTAATGCCGATATCTTTGCTTGGTCTCAGCAGGAACTGTCCGGGATCTCGCCCCAAGTGGCCGAGCATAGACTAAATATCCTCCTAGGGTCCCGGCCAATTAAGCAAAAAAAGCGACATTTCGGCCCGGAGAaagataaaataattgaaaaacaggTCGAAGAATTGCTGAGGGCTGGACAAATTAGGGAAGTCCATTTCCCTTCTTGGCTATCGAATGTAGTTCTTGTCCCAAAGTCTACTGGGAAATGGAGAATGTGCGTAGATTTCAGAGACCTGAATAAAGCTTGCCCGAAGGATTGTTACCCACTCCCTCGGATTGATCAGCTAGTCGATTCCACTTCTGGGTGTGAAATCTTGAGCTTTTTGGATGCATATCAGGGATATCATCAGATCCCTTTAGCTACAGAAGATCAAGACAAAGCTAGTTTCGTCACGTCTGGGGGAACTTTCTGCTATGTTGTAATGCATTTTGGACTGAAAAATGCAGGGGCTACATATCAACGACTGATGAATCTTGTCTTTCAAAAACAGATAGGCCGAAATATTGAagtatatgtggatgacattttGATTAAAACCCGAGAAGTCGCTCATTTCATCGATGATCTGATCGAAACCTTCGCCACTCTGAAGCAGTATAGGATAAAACTTAACCCGGCCAAATGTGTGTTTGGGGTTAAGAGTGGGAAATTCTTGGGGTTCATGGTCACGGATCGAGGAATCGAAGTCAACCCAGAAAAAATCAGGGCCATCATGGATATGCCCTCTCCTCAGTCGGTTCGAGATGTGCAAAAACTGACAGGGAAAATTGCAGCCTTATCACTCTTCATTTCCCGATCTGCACACCGTAGCTATCCTTTCTTTCAAGTTCTGAGGAAAGCACAGAAATTCGGCTGGGATGACAACTGCGAGCAGGcctttcaaaatttgaaaaaacacTTGGCTGAATTGTCTGTCTTAGCAAAACCCGAGCCCGGAGAAAAATTGTGGGTCTATCTCTCAGCCACCGAAGTTGCTGTTAGTTCCGTGCTCGTCAAGGAAGAAGGGACCGATCAGAAGCCTGTCTACTATGTCAGTCACGCCCTTCGCGGAGCCGAAATGAGATACAGTGAATTAGAAAAGATTGCTCTGGCTTTGGTAATGACTGCTCGAAAGCTGAGACCGTATTTCCTATCACATCCCATTGTGGTCCTCACTAATTCTCCTCTCGGCAGAATTATGACTCATACAGAGGTCTCGGGGAGGATGATCAAATGGACTGTAGAACTCGGGGAATACGATATTGAGTATAAACCCCGGGCTGCAATAAAAGCACAAGCGCTATCAGATTTCTTAACAGAAATGATCCAGCCcgaggaagaaaaagtgtggaggGTATTTGTTGATGgcgcttcaaacatagcgggaTGCGGAGTGGGGGTCGTCTTGATCTCCCCACTCGAAGAAAGGGTTAAATTGGCTTTGAGGATTGACTTTAGGGTCACGAATAATGAAGCAGAATACGAAGCTGTCTTGGCAGGGTTGCGTGCTGCCCGTGAGATTGGGGCCTCCCGAATCATCATTTATTCCGACTCCCAGCTGGTTACTCAACAAATTAAAGGAGCTTACGAAGTTAAGAATGAAAAGATGCTCAAGTACTTGAATCTTATCACTTCTCAAGCGTCATCCTTCACAGACTGGAGTATCGAACAGATTCCCCGGGAAGAAAACACCGAAGCCGACACATTGGCTAAATTGGCGGCTTCCTTGACAGAAGTAAGCACCCGGGAGATTCTCTATTGTTCGAAGCTCGTATCCTCGCTTGAAGAAGAAACACCCCCGCTGAGAAAAGACTCTTGGATGACTCCTCTCATAGAGTACATAAAGGAGGGAAAACTTCCAGAAGACCGGACCCAAGCTGTAAAGATCAGGAAGCAGGTACCCCGATTTGCCCTTTTAAATGATGTTTTATATAGGCGATCCTTTCAGGGCCCCTTACTCAAGTGCCTATCGGGGGAAGAGACAGAGTATGTCCTTCGGGAAGTACATGAGGGATGTTGTGGGGAACATCTCGGGGGAACGGCTCTATCGCGGAAGGTTATTTTAGCAGGATTTTGGTGGCCTCAAGTAAACCAAGATGCTACCCGGCTCGTCCAGAAATGCCAAGGTTGTCAACATCACTCTAATTTCCACCACCGCCCATCTGCCAACATGCAACCGATCTCCGCATCATGCCCTTTTGACCAATGGGGATTGGACATCGTGGGTCCCTTTCCGTCAGTTCGCGCCCAGAAGAAGTTCCTCCTGGTAGCTGTGGATTATTTTTCTAAATGGGTAGAAGCCGAGCCGTTGGCAAGAATCACCGAGGATGAAATCATGAAATTCTTATGGAGAAACATTGTCTGCCGATATGGCATCCCCAGGAAATTGATTTCAGACAATGGCAGACAATTCCAAGGAAAAAAGATTACCTCGTGGTGTCAGGAAATGAAGATTATGCAATCTTTTACCTCAGTAGCCTACCCTCAAGCCAATGGCCAGACAGAGGTAACCAACAGGATCATTGTGCAAGCTTTGAAAGCCCGGTTGCAGGGGAAAGGAAAAGATTGGGTAGAAGAATTACCCAGCGTCTTATGGGCTTATCGGACTACTCCTCGAACATCCACTCGGGAAACCCCATATGGTCTGGTTTATGGATCTGAAGCAGTCTTGCCAGTAGAAATCGGGCAATCTTCCACTCGAGTGGAATCCTATTCGAGCAACAATGACTTATCTCGAGCCCTGGAGCTCGACCTTGTGGAAGAAAAAAGAGATCGGGCGGTCATCCGGATGGAAGCTTATCGCAGCAGGATCATAAAATCCTATAACAAGCACGTCCGAAGAAGGGATTTTCACGTGGGAGATCTGGTTATGAAAAAAGTTAAACCGGTGGGTGATGTGGGGAAGCTAGAAGCCAAATGGGAAGGGCCTTTCAAAGTAATCAGAAAAGTCAGTTCTGGTACGGCCTATTACCTCGAAGATCCTCAAGGACGTGTTCTTAAAAGACCATGGAATGCTTTTCATTTAAAGAAGTATTATGCTTAA